Proteins encoded together in one Caldicellulosiruptor saccharolyticus DSM 8903 window:
- a CDS encoding type II toxin-antitoxin system HicB family antitoxin, producing the protein MADKYIFPAVFEPGENGGYCVTFPDLPGCITEGETLEEALYMAKEALELHLYGLEEDNEEIPEPTPPEKLDIPRGAFVVPIIVYMPPVREEMANKSVNKTVTLPRWLNKAAEEAHINFSQVLQEALKVKLGIKERLQA; encoded by the coding sequence ATGGCAGACAAATATATTTTCCCAGCAGTTTTTGAGCCAGGTGAAAACGGTGGATATTGTGTTACTTTCCCTGATTTGCCTGGATGTATAACAGAAGGAGAAACACTTGAAGAAGCTCTATATATGGCTAAAGAGGCATTAGAACTACACCTTTATGGTTTAGAAGAAGATAATGAAGAAATCCCCGAACCCACACCACCAGAAAAATTAGATATTCCGAGAGGAGCTTTTGTCGTTCCAATTATTGTCTATATGCCACCAGTGAGGGAAGAAATGGCAAATAAAAGTGTAAACAAAACTGTAACATTACCAAGGTGGTTAAATAAAGCTGCTGAAGAAGCTCACATTAATTTTTCTCAAGTTCTTCAAGAAGCCTTAAAAGTAAAGCTTGGCATAAAAGAACGTTTACAAGCTTAA
- a CDS encoding type II toxin-antitoxin system HicA family toxin gives MKPKELIKILEEDGWYEVRQKGSHKQFRHPVKKGLVTVPYHNKDLDPKTLNSILKQAGLK, from the coding sequence TTGAAACCCAAAGAATTAATAAAAATACTTGAAGAAGACGGATGGTATGAAGTTAGACAAAAAGGTTCACACAAACAGTTTAGGCACCCTGTTAAAAAAGGATTAGTGACAGTTCCATATCACAACAAGGACCTTGACCCAAAGACACTAAACAGTATTCTTAAGCAAGCAGGGTTAAAATAA
- a CDS encoding Rpn family recombination-promoting nuclease/putative transposase, whose protein sequence is MFDISLPICYNVFRITPQVKTMNNNQLPHNINDLEYKYIFSNKSIFLRLLKRLDEIGIFKNLTEDQLERIDKSYVLPDFSQEESDLLYKVSLKEKEIIFYILFEHQSSVDHSMPLRLLFYITDIYRDYIKDFDRGEIKKKGFTLPAVVPIVFYDGEDRWTAARRLKEKILGFEEFGNCVIDFEYILIDLNQAESILQVKDILSLILKLNRIKRYEELERLILELGEYLLGAEEKEIEVLKVCLPAALKELDEIEVEAAKRAIDESVRGGEKVMPLFQNLRKIREELIFEGLQQGLQQGLQQGFEQSRIETAERMILKGYKDEEIAEITGLSLERIKELRAKHRN, encoded by the coding sequence ATGTTTGATATTTCCCTTCCCATCTGCTATAATGTTTTCAGAATAACTCCTCAGGTGAAAACAATGAATAATAACCAGCTCCCTCATAACATAAACGACCTTGAGTACAAATACATATTCTCTAACAAAAGCATTTTCCTCAGGCTTTTGAAAAGGCTTGATGAGATTGGAATATTCAAAAACCTCACAGAAGACCAGCTTGAAAGAATTGACAAAAGCTATGTGCTACCTGATTTTTCTCAAGAAGAAAGTGATTTGCTTTACAAAGTAAGCCTAAAAGAAAAAGAAATTATCTTTTACATTTTGTTTGAACACCAGTCTTCAGTTGACCATTCAATGCCCTTGAGGCTTTTGTTTTACATCACAGATATATACAGAGACTATATCAAGGATTTTGACAGAGGGGAAATAAAGAAAAAGGGATTTACATTGCCGGCAGTTGTGCCGATAGTATTTTACGACGGGGAAGACAGGTGGACAGCCGCAAGAAGACTTAAGGAAAAGATTTTAGGATTTGAGGAGTTTGGAAATTGCGTAATTGATTTTGAGTATATATTGATTGACTTAAACCAAGCAGAAAGCATTTTGCAGGTAAAAGACATACTGAGCTTAATATTGAAGCTCAACAGGATAAAAAGGTATGAGGAGTTAGAGAGACTAATTTTAGAGCTTGGAGAATATTTATTGGGTGCAGAGGAGAAGGAGATAGAGGTATTGAAGGTATGTTTGCCAGCTGCTTTGAAGGAGCTTGATGAGATAGAAGTTGAGGCTGCTAAAAGAGCGATTGATGAGAGTGTAAGAGGGGGTGAAAAAGTTATGCCACTATTTCAGAATTTGAGAAAGATAAGAGAAGAGTTGATTTTTGAAGGACTGCAGCAAGGGCTTCAGCAAGGACTTCAGCAAGGTTTTGAGCAGAGCAGAATAGAGACAGCTGAGAGGATGATTTTAAAAGGTTACAAAGATGAGGAGATAGCAGAGATTACAGGGCTTTCGCTTGAGAGAATAAAAGAACTTCGTGCAAAGCATAGAAATTGA
- a CDS encoding PIN domain-containing protein has product MIKLFNHPNIFVQDLEVLTEALKVYVDKSIDFVDAILVAQNKCKGYTVYTFDKRLEKLLYS; this is encoded by the coding sequence TTGATAAAATTATTTAATCATCCAAATATCTTTGTTCAAGACTTAGAAGTGTTAACTGAGGCGCTAAAAGTTTATGTAGATAAAAGCATTGATTTTGTTGATGCTATATTAGTTGCCCAAAACAAATGCAAAGGTTATACAGTCTATACATTTGATAAAAGACTCGAAAAACTTTTGTATTCATAA
- a CDS encoding PIN domain-containing protein — MRKNKKKILKLIDANVILRFLLNDIAELNQIAKEIIKNNEVLILNEVVAEIVYVLEKVYKVERKDIATR; from the coding sequence ATGAGAAAGAACAAGAAGAAAATTTTAAAACTAATTGATGCCAATGTGATTCTGCGTTTTTTACTAAATGACATTGCTGAGCTTAATCAAATTGCCAAGGAAATTATCAAAAACAATGAAGTATTAATTTTGAATGAAGTAGTTGCCGAAATTGTTTACGTGTTAGAAAAAGTTTACAAAGTAGAAAGGAAAGACATTGCAACACGTTGA
- the csx20 gene encoding CRISPR-associated protein Csx20 has protein sequence MNRLFLIFNHILTEEQEKEAREVLGVEEIISLPQDLQNFWSNIPPDVDLNEEMFKPIVSFLSRNKSQNLNYCLIQGDFGATVYLVSWCFKNGFIPIYATTKRTAQEVIKPDGSVELIKIFKHERFRRYILCS, from the coding sequence TTGAATAGGCTGTTTTTGATATTTAATCACATTCTCACAGAAGAACAGGAAAAAGAAGCAAGAGAGGTGCTTGGAGTTGAGGAGATAATTTCACTTCCTCAAGATTTGCAGAATTTTTGGAGCAACATACCGCCGGATGTTGATTTAAATGAGGAAATGTTCAAACCTATTGTTTCATTTTTGAGTAGAAACAAAAGCCAAAACCTCAACTACTGCCTTATTCAAGGAGATTTTGGCGCAACAGTGTATCTTGTCAGCTGGTGCTTCAAAAATGGTTTTATTCCTATTTATGCCACAACTAAAAGAACAGCTCAAGAAGTTATAAAGCCAGACGGTTCTGTTGAATTAATAAAGATCTTCAAGCATGAGAGATTCAGAAGATATATCCTTTGCAGCTAA
- the csx1 gene encoding CRISPR-associated CARF protein Csx1 — MKIIYQIGRFDNPKAALKEFFITKFNDEVVNFSKVSELSSFVLRDFLRQQGQEAKAAVIYPVSIVLNERLKDWVEDDSLKEELERIYENPSEYLKSPFDIIDRLPLERLRDETVVIHSLGTYLKNVELDGSYDDIVLEILFDMIERYMNEDVDEIYLDISSGHNIYISAMIEASRHFAVFTRLMHWIHEEKRPKIYLTFSDPIIGSTAESFEIHIQPQSYTAFFSSPISKKEACDHNFSFLRNIYQEPQDDQKGNNKVLQKQQIRQKRRSLKEKIEMFTILFSAIKNNVPLYLYYHPYHSIDEIKNELKNLISHAKDQLLKDFKSSPKLNKKAYLDAILSLEFYMGIVEVLVLEKYNITMFCQETGFDLENLGKTFAEIYTIFGIPMNWTMLGNEISNDTEKIQAYGETQQWTRLRKIVDPTKPIADEPDKRNFFAHSGLEGNVTEVKYDGLKVYVRYIQGLPQGMIDCWLKERV; from the coding sequence ATGAAGATTATTTACCAAATTGGACGATTTGACAATCCCAAAGCTGCGCTGAAAGAGTTTTTTATAACCAAATTTAACGATGAGGTTGTAAACTTTTCAAAAGTTTCAGAGCTTTCCAGCTTTGTTTTAAGGGATTTTTTAAGACAGCAAGGGCAAGAGGCAAAAGCAGCCGTGATTTATCCTGTCAGCATTGTTCTAAATGAAAGGCTCAAAGATTGGGTAGAAGATGACTCATTAAAAGAGGAACTGGAAAGGATATATGAAAATCCTTCAGAATATCTCAAATCTCCTTTTGATATAATAGACAGGCTTCCTCTTGAGAGGCTGAGAGATGAAACAGTTGTGATTCATTCGCTTGGGACATATCTTAAAAATGTAGAGCTTGATGGTAGCTATGACGATATAGTCCTTGAGATTCTGTTTGACATGATAGAAAGGTATATGAATGAAGATGTGGATGAGATTTATCTTGACATCTCAAGTGGGCACAACATATACATATCAGCAATGATAGAGGCATCAAGGCATTTTGCGGTTTTTACAAGACTTATGCACTGGATTCATGAAGAAAAGCGTCCAAAGATATACCTTACGTTTTCAGACCCTATTATAGGAAGCACAGCAGAATCTTTTGAGATACACATTCAGCCACAGAGCTATACAGCTTTTTTCTCATCCCCGATCAGCAAAAAAGAAGCCTGCGACCACAACTTTTCGTTTTTGAGAAATATCTATCAAGAGCCACAAGATGACCAGAAAGGCAACAATAAAGTTTTGCAAAAACAACAAATACGACAGAAGAGAAGGTCTTTGAAAGAAAAGATAGAAATGTTTACCATTTTATTCTCAGCAATCAAAAATAACGTTCCACTGTATTTATACTACCATCCATACCATTCTATAGATGAGATTAAAAATGAACTTAAAAATCTCATCAGCCATGCAAAAGACCAGCTTTTAAAAGACTTTAAAAGTTCTCCAAAGCTCAACAAAAAAGCATACTTAGATGCAATTTTGAGTTTGGAATTTTACATGGGCATTGTTGAGGTTTTAGTTTTAGAAAAATACAACATCACAATGTTTTGCCAAGAGACTGGGTTTGATTTGGAGAATCTTGGGAAGACTTTTGCAGAGATTTATACAATATTTGGTATTCCGATGAACTGGACGATGCTTGGCAATGAGATTTCAAACGACACTGAAAAGATACAGGCGTATGGTGAGACTCAGCAGTGGACAAGGCTTAGAAAAATTGTCGACCCAACAAAACCAATTGCCGATGAGCCAGACAAGAGAAATTTCTTTGCACATTCAGGGCTTGAAGGTAATGTCACAGAAGTCAAGTACGACGGCCTCAAAGTGTATGTTAGATATATTCAGGGACTTCCACAGGGCATGATAGATTGCTGGTTGAAAGAAAGAGTGTAA
- the spoVAE gene encoding stage V sporulation protein AE — MDYLMAFVVGGLICVAGQILIDKTKLTSARVLVLFVTLGAILQGLGLYQKLVDIAGAGATVPLPGFGYSLAKGAIEEVKKIGLIGAFTGGVSRTAGGIAAAVFFGYVIALIFNPKSK, encoded by the coding sequence ATGGATTATTTAATGGCATTTGTAGTTGGCGGGCTTATCTGTGTTGCTGGTCAGATTTTGATTGACAAGACAAAACTGACATCCGCAAGGGTGCTTGTGCTTTTTGTAACCCTTGGCGCAATCTTGCAAGGTCTTGGACTTTACCAAAAGCTTGTTGATATTGCAGGTGCTGGGGCAACAGTCCCTCTCCCTGGCTTTGGATATTCTTTAGCAAAAGGTGCTATTGAAGAGGTGAAGAAAATTGGGCTAATAGGAGCCTTCACAGGGGGAGTGTCAAGGACAGCTGGCGGCATTGCCGCAGCTGTGTTTTTTGGGTATGTAATAGCGCTTATTTTTAATCCTAAGAGTAAGTAG
- the spoVAD gene encoding stage V sporulation protein AD has protein sequence MKKVGKSTFKFENCPIISDCFTIVGKKEGEGPLGLFFDMVVEDEYAGQKSWELAEGKLLNIAISKLIQKSGFTPDEVDLILSGDLLNQLTSSHFAARDLNIPFIGLYGACSTFALSVGLACVFVDGGFAKNIIAATSSHFCSAEKQFRYPLELGCQRPPTAQWTVTGAASFLIKPEDGTQKPKITHFTVGKILDYGIKDSNNMGACMAPAAFDTITTHLEDTKRDFTYYDIIVTGDLGYVGRKLLEELFKKEGKTLSFELLDCGILMFDQKTQDTGAGASGCAASACIFGGYFYKLMLQKTFKRILIVPTGALLSSSTVQLGESIPVIAHALSIEIE, from the coding sequence TTGAAAAAGGTTGGAAAATCTACTTTCAAGTTTGAAAACTGCCCTATAATCTCAGACTGTTTTACCATTGTTGGTAAAAAGGAAGGGGAAGGTCCGCTTGGGCTCTTCTTTGACATGGTAGTTGAAGATGAGTATGCCGGGCAAAAATCTTGGGAGCTTGCGGAAGGAAAGCTCTTGAACATAGCAATTTCAAAACTTATTCAAAAAAGTGGTTTTACTCCTGATGAGGTTGACCTGATCTTAAGCGGCGACCTTTTGAACCAGCTCACAAGCTCGCACTTTGCAGCAAGAGATTTGAATATTCCATTTATAGGGCTTTATGGCGCATGTTCAACTTTTGCACTCTCTGTTGGGCTTGCGTGTGTGTTTGTTGACGGTGGGTTTGCGAAAAACATAATTGCTGCAACGTCATCTCACTTTTGCTCTGCTGAAAAGCAGTTCAGATATCCTTTAGAGCTTGGTTGCCAGCGCCCCCCGACAGCACAGTGGACTGTCACAGGCGCAGCGTCCTTTTTGATAAAGCCTGAGGATGGCACTCAAAAGCCTAAAATCACTCACTTTACAGTTGGAAAAATCTTGGACTACGGCATAAAAGACTCGAACAACATGGGTGCGTGTATGGCACCTGCTGCGTTTGACACAATCACAACACATCTTGAGGATACAAAAAGAGATTTTACCTACTACGATATAATTGTCACAGGTGATTTAGGATACGTGGGAAGAAAGCTTCTTGAAGAGCTTTTCAAAAAAGAAGGGAAAACCTTGTCATTTGAGCTTTTGGACTGTGGGATTTTGATGTTCGACCAAAAGACACAAGACACTGGTGCTGGGGCAAGCGGATGTGCAGCCTCTGCATGCATCTTTGGTGGATATTTCTACAAGCTCATGCTTCAAAAAACATTCAAAAGAATCCTAATTGTGCCAACTGGAGCGCTTTTGTCTTCTTCAACAGTTCAGCTTGGTGAAAGTATCCCTGTGATTGCTCATGCACTTTCAATTGAGATTGAGTAA
- the spoVAC gene encoding stage V sporulation protein AC — MNLKEKKAKEYQDMVKAHELKTNLLKNCIFAFVVGGIICDIGQAFLNLYSMYFPKDEAQTLTSITMIFLGAFLTGIGVYDKIGRFAGAGSIVPITGFANSIVSPAVEYKKEGFVFGVGSKMFLIAGPVLVYGISTSILIGLVYYFIKIFPKI, encoded by the coding sequence GTGAACCTTAAAGAAAAGAAGGCAAAAGAGTATCAAGATATGGTAAAAGCCCATGAGCTAAAAACAAACCTTCTCAAAAACTGCATATTTGCCTTTGTTGTCGGTGGAATTATTTGTGATATTGGTCAAGCCTTTTTAAACCTATATTCAATGTACTTTCCAAAAGATGAGGCACAGACACTTACATCCATCACAATGATTTTCCTTGGCGCGTTTTTGACAGGAATTGGCGTGTATGACAAAATAGGCAGGTTTGCAGGGGCTGGCAGCATTGTTCCAATCACCGGGTTTGCAAACTCAATTGTCTCACCTGCTGTTGAGTACAAAAAGGAAGGATTTGTGTTTGGAGTTGGCAGCAAAATGTTTTTGATTGCAGGACCTGTATTGGTCTATGGAATATCTACCTCAATACTAATTGGTCTTGTCTACTATTTTATCAAAATTTTCCCAAAGATTTAA
- a CDS encoding DUF1659 domain-containing protein, with product MAANPLTGNLLIKLQNGTTSTGKIRVKTLSYDIRPDAQDLDVYQVAQAIASLQTKPLYAIIRQNNFELVY from the coding sequence ATGGCAGCAAATCCACTTACAGGAAATCTTTTAATTAAACTTCAAAATGGAACAACTTCAACTGGCAAAATCAGAGTCAAAACACTCTCTTATGACATCCGACCAGATGCGCAGGATTTGGATGTTTATCAGGTTGCTCAAGCTATAGCAAGCCTTCAGACAAAGCCACTTTACGCAATCATCAGGCAGAACAACTTTGAGCTTGTGTACTGA